Proteins from a single region of Vibrio sp. DW001:
- a CDS encoding curli production assembly/transport protein CsgE, which yields MTIKVVTVLTLFSTIFLISSALAKIEDTTQKLEHDKPLENNQQLEVKKPSFQNFDEVSGLIVDRTMTRLGEDFYFFFSQRLNERYENVKENFEIRERPTALSGSIVGVYHSGKPIYRAALSPGRRQAQEKADEAVSAVSDYIIRWEAERLFQDTFDLDHDEF from the coding sequence ATGACAATTAAAGTAGTCACTGTATTAACACTGTTTTCTACTATTTTTCTCATCTCGTCGGCTCTGGCTAAGATAGAAGATACAACACAGAAATTGGAACATGATAAACCGCTAGAAAACAACCAGCAGCTTGAAGTGAAAAAACCAAGCTTTCAAAATTTTGATGAGGTTTCAGGATTAATTGTAGATAGGACAATGACGAGATTAGGAGAGGATTTCTACTTCTTTTTTTCTCAGAGACTGAATGAGCGATACGAAAATGTAAAAGAGAACTTCGAGATTAGAGAAAGACCGACTGCACTCTCTGGAAGCATAGTCGGTGTTTATCATTCTGGAAAACCTATATATAGAGCAGCGCTTTCTCCTGGTCGTCGACAAGCACAAGAAAAGGCCGATGAAGCAGTGAGTGCAGTAAGTGATTACATCATTAGATGGGAAGCTGAAAGACTATTTCAGGATACGTTTGACTTGGACCATGATGAGTTTTAA
- a CDS encoding DUF1415 domain-containing protein: MNDNQIITQTQHWLEEVVIGLNLCPFAAKPNRNKQIKIEVSHAETEEKLLEDILAQLMTLDSTTAEQLETTLVVIPDMLQDFYDYNLFLDWVDALIKQQNWEGIFQVATFHPDYCFGGAHPDDDENLTNRSPFPVLHLIREQSMERVLKHYPDPESIPENNIQRVESLSDEEKRRLFPHLFE; the protein is encoded by the coding sequence TTGAACGATAACCAAATAATAACGCAAACTCAACACTGGTTAGAAGAGGTCGTTATTGGGCTTAATCTTTGCCCTTTTGCGGCGAAACCGAATCGCAACAAACAGATTAAAATCGAGGTTTCTCATGCAGAAACTGAAGAGAAGCTGTTAGAAGATATTTTGGCGCAACTGATGACCTTGGATTCGACAACTGCAGAGCAGTTGGAAACCACTCTGGTGGTGATACCCGATATGTTGCAAGATTTTTATGATTACAATTTGTTTTTAGATTGGGTTGATGCCCTTATTAAGCAACAAAATTGGGAAGGAATATTTCAAGTCGCCACGTTTCATCCCGATTACTGCTTTGGTGGAGCACATCCAGATGACGATGAGAATCTAACCAATCGCTCTCCGTTTCCCGTACTTCACCTAATCAGAGAGCAGAGCATGGAACGGGTATTGAAGCATTATCCTGACCCAGAATCCATTCCAGAGAACAATATCCAACGGGTAGAGTCTTTAAGTGACGAAGAAAAACGCCGACTTTTTCCTCATCTGTTTGAGTGA
- a CDS encoding CsgG/HfaB family protein, which translates to MKRLITVVTLLILAGCSNSLSIPDADETPRLMPRGATYSDLVALPRPRGKILVSVYDFRDQTGQYKPSPNSNFSTAVPQGGTALLTTSLLDSNWFIPLEREGLQNLLTERKIIRAAQKKNQNLSNHGSELTSLSSANVVIEGGIVAYDSNVKTGGFGARYLGIGGASEYRSDMVTVNLRVVDVRTGQILLSVTTSKTILSLQVTGDVFRYVDYKDLLEVETGFTNNEPVNVAVMSAIDASVIHLVVEGIERGMWQPANPEEMDNPIIKRYSQEKPQLL; encoded by the coding sequence ATGAAAAGACTAATTACGGTCGTCACACTGTTGATTTTAGCGGGATGTTCTAACTCTTTGAGCATTCCTGATGCAGATGAAACGCCACGTCTTATGCCACGAGGAGCAACGTATTCGGATCTCGTTGCCTTACCTAGGCCAAGAGGAAAAATATTAGTATCAGTGTATGATTTTAGGGACCAAACTGGTCAGTATAAACCCTCTCCAAACAGTAATTTCTCGACCGCAGTTCCTCAAGGTGGTACCGCTCTATTAACAACGTCTCTACTCGACTCCAATTGGTTTATTCCTTTAGAAAGAGAAGGATTACAGAATCTACTGACAGAACGTAAAATTATTCGTGCCGCACAGAAGAAAAACCAAAACCTTTCTAATCATGGTTCCGAATTAACGTCTTTAAGTTCCGCAAACGTGGTCATTGAAGGTGGTATTGTTGCCTACGACTCAAATGTCAAAACCGGTGGTTTTGGTGCTCGTTACTTAGGTATTGGCGGTGCGAGTGAATACCGTAGTGATATGGTAACCGTAAACCTTCGTGTGGTGGACGTAAGAACCGGCCAGATATTATTAAGTGTAACCACCAGTAAAACCATTCTCTCTCTACAGGTGACGGGTGATGTATTTCGATATGTTGACTACAAAGACTTGTTAGAAGTGGAAACCGGTTTTACAAATAATGAGCCTGTCAATGTCGCGGTGATGTCTGCGATTGACGCCTCAGTCATACATTTAGTGGTTGAAGGTATTGAACGCGGTATGTGGCAACCAGCGAATCCAGAAGAAATGGACAATCCAATTATTAAAAGGTACTCGCAAGAGAAACCTCAATTATTGTAA
- a CDS encoding AEC family transporter, giving the protein MGSFIEQLLFSVSITGPICLMLLLGVVFKRVALINDSFIDVASKLVFQVTLPALLFLSIVGSEHDFSNSTALIGYGITANLIFFILVFTLTKRLFPHSDDNGVTIQGSYRANTAIIGLAYIANAYGDTGVALAAIYVAPMTILYNILAVIALSPKQDEGNRFQAVGVIIKTITKNPLVISIMLGLTFYFLAVPVPNMVMDAGQYFARMTLPLALLCTGGSLNMKSLKNDQLTTWFATINKLIIAPMLITVTAVFFGFRGVELGIVFFMSSAPTAAASYVMARAMGGNASLAANIIALTTVASLFSCTLGIFILSSLNLM; this is encoded by the coding sequence ATGGGCAGCTTTATTGAACAGTTACTGTTTTCCGTCTCTATCACTGGGCCTATTTGTCTTATGTTATTGCTTGGTGTGGTATTCAAACGCGTCGCACTTATCAATGATTCATTTATCGATGTTGCTTCAAAACTTGTCTTTCAAGTTACACTGCCAGCCCTTTTGTTTTTAAGTATTGTTGGCTCAGAACACGATTTTTCCAATAGTACTGCGCTCATCGGTTATGGCATCACAGCCAATCTCATCTTCTTTATTCTCGTTTTCACCTTAACGAAACGTCTCTTTCCGCATTCGGACGACAACGGCGTAACAATCCAAGGGAGCTACAGAGCAAACACAGCGATTATTGGGCTGGCTTATATCGCTAACGCTTACGGCGACACTGGTGTCGCCCTTGCCGCTATTTATGTGGCACCAATGACTATCTTGTACAATATTCTTGCGGTTATCGCATTAAGCCCTAAACAAGATGAAGGCAACCGCTTTCAAGCCGTGGGTGTCATCATTAAAACCATCACTAAAAACCCACTAGTGATCTCTATCATGCTTGGTTTAACTTTCTATTTCTTAGCCGTACCAGTGCCAAATATGGTCATGGATGCTGGTCAGTATTTTGCTCGAATGACACTGCCCCTAGCGCTGCTGTGTACAGGAGGGTCATTGAATATGAAATCCCTCAAAAACGATCAGCTAACTACCTGGTTTGCGACAATAAATAAACTTATTATAGCCCCGATGTTGATAACCGTTACCGCCGTATTTTTTGGTTTCCGAGGCGTAGAGTTAGGCATTGTCTTCTTTATGAGCTCTGCACCAACTGCCGCAGCGAGTTACGTCATGGCGAGAGCGATGGGAGGAAACGCTTCGTTAGCGGCAAATATCATTGCGCTGACTACGGTCGCTTCACTTTTTAGTTGCACTTTAGGAATATTTATTCTTTCAAGCCTAAACTTGATGTAA
- a CDS encoding alpha/beta fold hydrolase codes for MSGKIYFNTAGKFSIKKKLINVTTRLHHTIAPNHAKKTARKLLLTPIRSKPFNDEPEGLVHGEVETSEGVIKTYSLGSGPTWVLTHGWSGTSSQFYPLMEHIASKGFTAFAYDHPGHGKSGGAYGHIPVFVFCLEKVLDSVNEVAGLVGHSMGTASALECKHVKIASCPMLLIAPVLDYLDNLFGSVERSGYSIKLFKDVVTEISQQYHYPIHIIDPYQHLLNRDAQTVIVHDEADKFTKFSVSKQASEEGGQVTLVATTGQGHGRVMKCQQVMDSFDRLI; via the coding sequence GTGAGTGGGAAAATTTACTTCAATACAGCAGGCAAGTTTAGTATTAAGAAAAAACTGATCAATGTAACGACCCGTCTTCACCATACTATTGCTCCTAATCATGCAAAAAAAACCGCCAGAAAGTTGCTGCTTACTCCCATAAGAAGCAAGCCATTCAATGATGAACCAGAAGGTTTGGTGCACGGAGAAGTAGAAACGTCTGAAGGGGTAATTAAGACCTATTCGTTGGGAAGTGGCCCAACATGGGTCCTTACGCACGGTTGGTCCGGTACCTCTAGCCAGTTCTATCCTCTGATGGAACATATCGCGTCAAAAGGCTTTACTGCGTTTGCTTACGATCATCCAGGACATGGAAAAAGCGGCGGCGCTTATGGGCATATTCCCGTGTTTGTTTTTTGTCTAGAGAAGGTATTAGATAGTGTGAATGAAGTGGCTGGGCTTGTAGGCCACAGTATGGGAACGGCATCAGCGCTTGAGTGTAAACATGTAAAGATAGCAAGCTGTCCAATGCTTCTCATCGCTCCGGTATTAGACTATTTAGACAATCTATTTGGCAGCGTTGAGCGATCAGGTTATTCGATAAAGTTGTTCAAAGACGTTGTCACAGAAATATCGCAGCAATACCATTACCCTATCCATATTATTGACCCGTATCAACACTTACTGAACCGTGATGCTCAAACTGTTATTGTGCACGATGAGGCCGATAAATTTACGAAATTTTCGGTTTCAAAGCAGGCGTCTGAAGAAGGGGGGCAAGTGACTTTAGTTGCAACAACTGGCCAAGGTCATGGGCGAGTGATGAAATGCCAGCAAGTGATGGATAGTTTTGATCGATTGATTTAG
- a CDS encoding MFS transporter, whose translation MIEFGSNEYKKVSVTMALGSFLIFCNLYLFQPILPHLAKELAISATQVNWIFASTTLTLSLFLVPWALVSESFGRKKVMLIGLFVPPIINIIMLVDSSFYSMVIARASMGVALAAFASVAVAYMAEEMSPAALTQAVGGYIAANSLGGITGRIVGGVLTDFFSWQVAAIIIAIATLVGGFAVLKNLPAQKHFKPQRGVFFHHNRQLIQHLRNREVWFAMLIGGFNFALFVNLFSVIGFRLSDEPYNLPSSLTSLTFLCYLSGTLSSGYSGKWAAKKHPITGMILGTITTGLGMFLAYFDSIPFMLCGLLLISSGAFFTHALAYGWVSQKAITAKATATALYLVHYYVGGSLGGFFLIYCWQHGAWLAVMAGGTLLCSAIFSLCYLLKHNQNKTLS comes from the coding sequence ATGATCGAATTTGGTAGCAATGAGTACAAAAAGGTCAGCGTTACCATGGCGTTGGGCTCGTTTCTTATTTTTTGTAATCTTTACCTTTTCCAACCTATTCTGCCCCATCTTGCTAAAGAACTTGCTATCAGTGCGACTCAGGTTAATTGGATATTCGCTTCAACGACCTTAACCTTGTCTCTATTTTTAGTACCTTGGGCATTAGTTTCTGAATCCTTTGGGCGAAAGAAAGTGATGTTAATCGGGCTTTTCGTCCCACCTATCATCAATATCATCATGCTGGTAGATTCGAGCTTTTATAGCATGGTTATCGCACGAGCATCCATGGGGGTAGCGTTGGCTGCTTTCGCTTCTGTTGCCGTTGCGTATATGGCAGAGGAGATGTCTCCCGCGGCGCTAACACAAGCCGTAGGAGGGTATATCGCCGCTAACTCTCTAGGTGGTATTACTGGCAGGATTGTCGGTGGCGTACTCACCGATTTTTTCAGTTGGCAAGTCGCTGCGATTATTATTGCAATAGCAACGTTAGTTGGCGGTTTTGCAGTACTGAAGAACCTTCCTGCACAAAAACATTTTAAACCGCAACGAGGTGTGTTTTTTCACCACAATCGCCAGTTGATACAACATCTGAGAAATCGAGAAGTCTGGTTCGCCATGCTCATCGGTGGTTTTAACTTTGCTCTTTTTGTTAATCTGTTTTCAGTGATCGGGTTTAGGTTGTCTGATGAACCTTATAATTTACCCTCTAGTCTTACTTCTCTTACCTTTCTCTGTTACTTATCTGGCACACTAAGTTCTGGCTATAGTGGAAAATGGGCAGCAAAAAAACACCCAATCACCGGCATGATTTTAGGTACTATTACCACAGGTTTAGGCATGTTTTTGGCTTACTTTGATAGCATTCCATTTATGCTCTGCGGGCTGTTGTTGATCAGCAGTGGTGCTTTTTTTACGCATGCACTTGCCTACGGTTGGGTGAGTCAAAAAGCGATAACGGCGAAAGCAACAGCAACAGCACTCTATTTGGTCCACTATTACGTAGGTGGTAGTTTAGGGGGATTTTTTCTTATTTATTGCTGGCAGCATGGAGCGTGGTTAGCCGTGATGGCGGGTGGTACACTGCTTTGCTCGGCTATATTTTCTTTGTGTTATTTGCTGAAACATAACCAGAACAAAACGCTTTCATAG
- a CDS encoding LuxR C-terminal-related transcriptional regulator translates to MKNEEKVYETITLITENSLQSSLLKDALEKSLDTSIDIIAINNLSESLFIKGKKVKGLVVIDMSVCSEERIERYAACRDAYFPNSGEALINCDKSCQYSDLKNWTNLVGVFYNSDDIHLLSQGMDKILRGELWLSRKLAQQYILHYRKTTSVKTSSSYGKLTKREQQIIKLIGKGDSNVQIAEKLFVSENTVKTHLHNVFKKINVKNRLQALIWAKGNIGTEELA, encoded by the coding sequence ATGAAAAATGAAGAAAAAGTCTATGAGACTATTACACTCATAACTGAGAATAGTCTGCAGTCCTCGTTGTTAAAGGATGCGTTAGAAAAATCACTCGATACCTCTATCGATATTATTGCGATTAATAATCTATCAGAGTCACTATTCATTAAAGGTAAAAAAGTGAAGGGCTTGGTTGTGATTGATATGAGTGTCTGTTCTGAAGAACGAATAGAAAGGTATGCTGCATGTCGAGATGCTTACTTTCCCAACAGCGGGGAAGCGTTGATAAACTGTGATAAATCTTGCCAGTATTCAGACCTCAAAAACTGGACTAATTTAGTGGGTGTATTTTATAACAGTGATGACATTCATCTGCTATCTCAGGGGATGGATAAGATATTGCGTGGAGAACTCTGGTTAAGTCGCAAGCTAGCGCAACAATATATACTGCATTACCGTAAGACCACCAGTGTAAAAACCAGTTCCTCTTATGGGAAACTAACCAAGAGAGAACAACAGATTATTAAGCTGATCGGCAAAGGTGATTCTAATGTTCAGATTGCTGAAAAATTATTTGTCAGCGAGAATACGGTGAAGACACATTTGCACAATGTGTTTAAAAAAATCAATGTAAAAAATAGACTTCAGGCGCTTATCTGGGCGAAGGGAAATATAGGTACTGAAGAGCTTGCTTAA
- a CDS encoding curli assembly protein CsgF, giving the protein MKIKFTMSLLVFFASSTMASEMIYTPVNPSFGGYSGNSTHLFGVANAINDYKAPASEDLYEEESALDRLASSLESRLLSQLLADIGTGNTTGSLVTEDFTLNVQEEGSGLVVIIVDNETGESTRINVSGLNPD; this is encoded by the coding sequence ATGAAAATTAAATTTACAATGAGTTTGCTGGTCTTTTTCGCATCCAGCACGATGGCATCAGAGATGATCTATACACCCGTAAACCCCAGTTTTGGTGGATACTCAGGGAACAGTACTCACCTTTTCGGTGTTGCCAATGCGATTAATGATTACAAGGCGCCAGCGTCAGAAGACTTATACGAAGAAGAATCTGCATTGGACAGATTGGCTTCGAGTCTGGAATCAAGATTATTGAGTCAACTTTTGGCAGACATAGGAACGGGTAATACGACCGGTAGCCTTGTAACCGAAGACTTTACACTAAATGTTCAAGAAGAAGGTTCCGGGTTGGTTGTTATTATCGTCGACAATGAAACCGGTGAATCCACCAGAATCAATGTTAGCGGCCTTAACCCTGATTAA